One Henriciella litoralis genomic window carries:
- a CDS encoding glycosyl hydrolase, protein MRILKWTGIGFSIVLGLGVCAGGAGYLLAQQRIKAAMAPPEADPAPSSLTAYLDETVRPQASPQLYNPQTLSSLADDALLNEKARPWTRWWWPGGDVDAETACAQLADLHNAGFGGVEIQPFNAGLAIIEDETWQARINSFDSEDYYATLSGVMSCAKRLDMQVYLNHLSGWPAGGPEVPVTEGMKEIRYAEKRVKGGRAITIELPAPEPNYNDTSMAVGEIFFGADLSNFVPEERQILAVLAATPVAGKHASNPLDVTDTVQLAPDSVVDLSSFVDGDRLNWDAPKGNWSIIAIYTQPAGEAPTLIASDRSGYVIDHLDADIVAGHYGYAYGPRTGLEEFYGDPFMGVFNDSLEFKLDRLGAADILEEFKKRRGYDLTPHLPAIFIPARDNFFLTEVGRQQPAPSFSLDETDERIRHDYQKTVSDLIVERFANASADWAEARGLVSKAQTYGSDFDVLAAMGQNTMPETEQLFAGGSEYALKLATSGAELYDRPIVSAESFVWYKLAYAVSPEQIKAAADKLFLSGVNQIIYHGIPYVPQDDAYSEEFGDLGWYPFSGPENDSNFSGNYGPASPVWEVLPELNAYLTRAQSLLKAGHQRSDLFIYYPFLGFPHQIEDSDVFSEEFLFMGALPGEAQAKRDEPISIPFSKLPERAPEDRIDPRLRWLEQIRPLTEKLNEAGITWSWINDDGIARFDPSTNDKARILIADAPWIERATLEALTRSEDMADRITISGAPPRRQPGFLDFEGNDAWIAQTAAAFASNGRPDTSEEFIDWLAPALRLDQNETIRHYARYLAAGTEIHFLVNQSRDRHTALAVPARQHAHAYWFDAAAGEAWDATPIETGAFEVDLSGLQSRFLIFSDEAISGIGAAPDAITNSIKINGPWTIRSGELTLDDRTSLPDLRTVDGFRHADQPLVYSTAFELETDAPCPCPAQLSLGRVEGVVQLRVNGEDFPPAGLAPMTINLGDALQPGRNTLAITIKQPRRNELVGKALAGDPLLKQVLPQQEELAPMGLFGPVQLELLAPAQTPPLATDSE, encoded by the coding sequence ATGCGCATCCTGAAATGGACCGGTATCGGTTTCTCGATTGTCCTCGGGCTTGGAGTCTGCGCAGGTGGAGCTGGCTATTTGCTCGCGCAGCAGCGTATCAAGGCCGCGATGGCCCCACCAGAAGCCGATCCAGCGCCGTCTTCGCTAACGGCCTATCTGGACGAAACCGTGCGGCCGCAAGCATCCCCGCAACTCTATAATCCTCAAACCCTTTCCTCCTTGGCTGACGATGCTCTGCTAAATGAAAAGGCCCGGCCGTGGACGCGGTGGTGGTGGCCCGGCGGTGACGTCGACGCAGAGACGGCCTGCGCGCAGCTGGCAGACCTGCATAATGCCGGCTTTGGCGGCGTTGAAATCCAGCCTTTCAATGCAGGCCTCGCCATCATCGAGGATGAGACCTGGCAGGCGCGCATCAACAGTTTCGACAGCGAAGACTATTACGCCACGCTGAGCGGCGTCATGTCCTGCGCCAAGAGGTTGGATATGCAGGTCTACCTGAACCACCTCAGCGGCTGGCCGGCCGGGGGCCCGGAAGTTCCGGTGACCGAAGGCATGAAGGAAATCCGTTACGCCGAAAAGCGCGTCAAAGGCGGCCGTGCGATAACGATTGAGCTGCCAGCGCCAGAACCGAACTACAACGACACTTCGATGGCTGTCGGCGAAATTTTCTTCGGGGCGGACCTCTCCAATTTCGTCCCGGAAGAAAGACAGATTCTGGCCGTTCTGGCCGCCACGCCAGTTGCCGGAAAGCACGCCTCCAACCCGCTGGATGTTACCGACACCGTGCAGCTCGCTCCTGACTCTGTCGTTGATCTCTCAAGCTTCGTCGATGGCGACCGGCTCAATTGGGACGCGCCCAAGGGCAACTGGTCGATCATCGCTATCTATACCCAGCCAGCGGGCGAGGCGCCGACTCTCATCGCTTCAGACCGCAGCGGCTACGTCATCGATCATCTCGATGCGGACATCGTCGCCGGGCATTATGGCTACGCCTATGGCCCCCGAACCGGCCTGGAAGAATTCTATGGCGATCCATTCATGGGCGTCTTCAATGACAGTCTCGAGTTCAAGCTGGATAGACTCGGCGCGGCCGACATCCTTGAAGAGTTCAAAAAGCGGCGCGGCTACGATCTCACACCACACCTCCCGGCGATCTTCATCCCGGCCCGCGACAATTTCTTCCTGACCGAAGTCGGCCGCCAGCAACCGGCCCCCTCCTTCAGTCTGGACGAGACCGACGAGCGGATCCGCCACGACTACCAGAAAACGGTCTCGGACCTCATCGTCGAACGCTTCGCCAATGCCAGTGCGGACTGGGCCGAAGCGCGCGGCCTCGTCTCCAAGGCACAGACCTATGGGTCTGATTTCGATGTCCTGGCAGCCATGGGACAGAACACGATGCCTGAGACCGAGCAGCTCTTCGCGGGCGGCTCGGAATACGCCCTCAAACTCGCCACATCGGGCGCGGAACTCTATGACCGGCCGATCGTCTCCGCCGAGTCCTTCGTGTGGTACAAGCTCGCCTATGCCGTGTCTCCGGAGCAGATCAAGGCCGCCGCCGACAAGCTTTTCCTGAGCGGCGTGAACCAGATTATCTATCACGGCATCCCTTATGTGCCGCAGGATGACGCCTACAGCGAAGAATTCGGTGATCTCGGCTGGTATCCTTTCTCCGGGCCGGAGAATGACAGCAACTTCTCGGGCAATTACGGCCCTGCCTCTCCCGTCTGGGAGGTACTGCCTGAGCTCAATGCCTATCTCACCCGCGCCCAGTCGCTCCTGAAAGCGGGCCATCAGCGTTCTGATCTCTTCATCTATTACCCGTTTCTCGGCTTCCCGCATCAGATCGAGGATTCTGACGTCTTTTCGGAAGAGTTCCTGTTCATGGGTGCCCTGCCCGGCGAAGCACAGGCGAAGCGTGACGAGCCGATTTCGATCCCCTTCAGCAAACTGCCCGAGCGCGCCCCGGAAGACCGGATCGACCCGCGCCTGCGCTGGCTGGAACAGATCCGCCCACTGACTGAAAAGCTGAATGAGGCTGGCATAACCTGGTCCTGGATCAATGATGATGGCATCGCCCGTTTTGATCCGTCTACCAACGATAAAGCCCGAATCCTGATTGCGGACGCCCCCTGGATCGAACGCGCGACCCTAGAAGCCCTAACACGGTCAGAAGACATGGCAGACCGGATCACCATCTCGGGTGCCCCGCCGAGGCGCCAGCCCGGCTTCCTGGACTTTGAGGGGAACGACGCCTGGATTGCTCAAACGGCTGCGGCGTTCGCCTCAAATGGCAGGCCAGACACGTCTGAGGAGTTCATCGACTGGCTGGCTCCGGCGCTGCGCCTCGACCAGAACGAGACAATCCGGCATTACGCCCGATATCTCGCCGCCGGGACGGAAATTCACTTCCTCGTCAACCAGTCGCGCGACCGGCACACCGCCCTTGCCGTGCCTGCGCGCCAGCATGCCCATGCCTACTGGTTCGACGCCGCGGCGGGCGAGGCATGGGACGCTACCCCAATAGAGACAGGCGCGTTTGAGGTCGACCTGTCAGGCCTTCAGTCCCGCTTCCTGATCTTCTCTGATGAGGCGATCTCCGGCATCGGCGCCGCGCCAGACGCGATCACCAATTCCATAAAGATCAACGGGCCATGGACGATCAGATCGGGCGAGCTCACGCTGGACGATCGGACCTCGCTGCCAGACCTTCGAACCGTCGATGGGTTCAGACATGCCGACCAACCGCTCGTCTACTCGACCGCGTTTGAGCTTGAAACGGACGCGCCCTGCCCCTGCCCGGCGCAGCTTTCTCTTGGCCGTGTCGAGGGCGTGGTTCAGCTCCGTGTGAACGGCGAGGACTTTCCGCCGGCCGGCCTTGCCCCCATGACGATCAATCTCGGCGACGCCCTGCAGCCGGGCCGCAACACGCTTGCAATAACCATCAAGCAGCCAAGGCGTAATGAACTGGTCGGCAAGGCGCTGGCGGGCGATCCACTCCTCAAGCAAGTCCTGCCTCAACAGGAGGAGCTGGCGCCAATGGGGCTCTTCGGCCCCGTCCAGCTGGAGCTGCTGGCCCCGGCTCAAACGCCGCCACTTGCAACTGACAGCGAGTAA
- a CDS encoding MFS transporter, whose protein sequence is MSMLDQHGYAARSAPQLGFRRRLGFGVGDFGINVFWNMTNLFAMFYYTDVVGISNTTAGLIIFGAMLWDTVTDPVIGVVAERTRTPVGRFRPYLFIAAIPLGISFALMFSVPMAATGAAATFAFATQLIFRTFYTLVGVPYSSLSARMTQDSDERGALAVHRMMFATIAGIVIAAFTRDGAALLGSGDLHAGFRSVSVLYAFIGVAAILLCAFSTHEPSPDEPGGELRPGPSIRDILRMLRHNSAFWTAFAIILVGMCGATISSKAVLYYLKYNLGAEELTGVTLLSVAVTIMLAVPFWGALSKRIGKRQVWACGCAIAAIATSALWFNPFESPVSVILILTFGAIGSSANYFSTWSTLPDTVEFGEWKTGVRSESTIFGAVAFAQKLALGFATLIAGLLLDGFGYVANTEQTPLALTGLKVMISIIPFCTAIICLALVLTYRLDQQFHARIVREIARRRETDPS, encoded by the coding sequence ATGAGCATGCTTGATCAGCATGGATACGCTGCCAGGTCTGCCCCGCAGCTCGGCTTCCGTAGGCGGCTTGGCTTTGGAGTCGGCGACTTCGGGATCAACGTTTTCTGGAACATGACGAATTTGTTCGCCATGTTCTATTATACTGACGTCGTCGGCATATCGAACACAACGGCCGGTCTGATCATCTTTGGCGCCATGCTCTGGGACACGGTTACCGATCCGGTGATCGGCGTCGTCGCTGAGCGGACGAGAACCCCTGTCGGTCGCTTCCGTCCTTATCTCTTCATCGCTGCAATCCCGCTCGGAATATCCTTTGCGCTCATGTTTAGCGTGCCGATGGCAGCGACGGGGGCTGCGGCGACCTTCGCATTTGCCACCCAACTGATCTTCCGGACATTCTACACGCTGGTGGGCGTGCCCTACAGCTCGCTCTCGGCGCGGATGACCCAGGATTCGGACGAGCGGGGCGCGCTTGCCGTGCACCGGATGATGTTTGCCACCATTGCCGGCATCGTGATTGCTGCCTTCACACGCGATGGCGCCGCCCTGCTGGGGAGCGGCGACCTGCATGCCGGATTCCGGAGCGTCTCTGTGCTCTATGCCTTCATCGGTGTTGCGGCCATTCTCCTCTGCGCCTTCTCTACCCATGAGCCATCACCGGACGAGCCGGGCGGCGAGCTCAGGCCGGGCCCGAGCATTCGCGATATTCTACGCATGCTGAGGCACAACTCAGCCTTCTGGACCGCCTTCGCCATCATCCTGGTCGGAATGTGCGGCGCGACGATCTCCAGCAAGGCGGTTCTCTACTATCTCAAATACAATCTCGGCGCTGAGGAGCTGACGGGCGTGACCCTGCTGTCGGTTGCCGTGACGATCATGCTAGCGGTGCCGTTCTGGGGCGCGCTTTCAAAGCGCATCGGTAAGCGCCAGGTCTGGGCTTGCGGCTGCGCGATCGCCGCCATCGCCACCTCGGCCCTCTGGTTCAATCCGTTCGAGTCGCCCGTTTCGGTCATCCTGATCCTGACATTTGGCGCTATTGGATCGTCGGCGAACTATTTCAGCACTTGGTCCACGCTTCCCGATACGGTCGAGTTCGGGGAGTGGAAGACGGGGGTCAGGTCCGAATCCACGATTTTCGGCGCCGTCGCGTTCGCCCAGAAGCTCGCGCTCGGCTTTGCGACCCTGATTGCCGGCCTCCTGCTCGATGGCTTCGGCTATGTCGCAAATACCGAGCAAACGCCGCTCGCGCTGACCGGCCTCAAGGTCATGATTTCGATCATCCCGTTCTGCACCGCCATCATCTGTCTGGCCCTGGTGCTCACCTATCGCCTCGATCAGCAGTTCCACGCTAGGATTGTCCGTGAAATTGCCCGGCGTCGAGAAACAGACCCCAGTTGA
- a CDS encoding thiamine pyrophosphate-dependent enzyme, which translates to MAKTVAHIVVDALEKAGAKRVYGIPGDTINHFTDAVAKSDLRWISVRHEEAGAFAAGGESYMTGELSVCAGTCGPGSLHFVNGIYESHRNGAPVLLIASDVARTESGFNFPQEVDQKKIYEQHSHFCEYISHPSQARRIITKAAQTALTKKGVAVVIVNGDMFTEKDDDAMDWQVYRPQPICRPNDAEMAELAKLVDAAGKVSVYAGIGARDAREEIIAFCEKVKAPMVHTTRAKEFLEPDNPYNVGVNGILGNQAGVEALEDADLVITLGCDFAYTQFYPEAKKIAQIDIDPTHLGRRSAIHCGFVGDAKTTMAALLPLVEAKSDERHLKAQLKQWDKDLQGYLDEGKEKDPSLIHPQFVANMLDKKAADDAIFVSDAGTSMVWMLRHLKANGKRRFLNTLLHGTMASGMPQAMGAKLAYPDCQVIAMCGDGSLTMLMGDLLTLVQEDIALKLVVFHNDTFGFVEMEQRVEGLVDHFTTLKNPDFAKLAEACGFAGWRVETADDLDQAMDAWLRHDGPALLDVKVNQMELVMPPKIKASQVAGTALFGVKAVLDGRTKEVVDLLRNNFLR; encoded by the coding sequence ATGGCAAAAACTGTAGCTCACATCGTCGTTGACGCTCTTGAAAAAGCAGGTGCCAAGCGGGTTTATGGTATCCCCGGCGATACAATCAATCACTTCACGGATGCGGTCGCCAAATCCGATCTGCGTTGGATCTCCGTCCGGCACGAGGAAGCCGGCGCGTTTGCCGCTGGCGGTGAATCCTACATGACGGGCGAACTATCCGTCTGCGCCGGGACATGCGGACCGGGATCGCTCCACTTTGTGAACGGGATCTATGAGAGCCACCGCAACGGTGCGCCGGTTCTCCTGATCGCGTCCGACGTTGCGCGCACCGAAAGCGGCTTTAACTTCCCGCAGGAAGTCGATCAGAAGAAGATCTACGAGCAGCACTCGCATTTTTGCGAATACATTTCCCATCCCTCGCAGGCCCGCCGCATCATCACCAAGGCCGCGCAGACTGCGCTGACCAAGAAGGGTGTGGCGGTCGTCATCGTGAACGGTGACATGTTCACCGAAAAGGACGACGACGCGATGGACTGGCAGGTCTATCGGCCGCAACCCATCTGCCGTCCGAACGATGCCGAGATGGCCGAGCTTGCAAAGCTGGTCGATGCAGCGGGCAAAGTCTCTGTCTATGCGGGTATCGGTGCGCGAGATGCGCGCGAGGAAATCATCGCCTTTTGCGAAAAGGTCAAAGCGCCGATGGTGCACACGACCAGAGCCAAGGAATTTCTTGAGCCGGACAATCCCTACAATGTTGGTGTGAATGGTATTCTCGGTAACCAGGCCGGTGTTGAAGCCCTGGAGGATGCTGATCTGGTTATCACGCTGGGCTGTGACTTTGCCTACACCCAGTTTTATCCCGAAGCGAAGAAGATCGCGCAGATCGATATTGATCCTACCCATCTGGGGCGGCGGTCCGCCATCCACTGCGGTTTTGTCGGAGATGCGAAGACAACCATGGCCGCGTTGCTGCCGCTGGTTGAGGCGAAATCTGATGAGCGCCACCTGAAAGCCCAGCTCAAGCAGTGGGACAAGGACCTGCAGGGTTATCTGGACGAGGGCAAGGAAAAGGATCCCTCGCTGATCCATCCGCAATTTGTGGCGAATATGCTAGACAAGAAGGCGGCCGACGACGCCATTTTCGTGTCCGACGCCGGGACCTCCATGGTCTGGATGTTGAGGCACCTGAAGGCCAACGGGAAGCGGCGTTTCCTCAATACCCTGCTGCACGGCACCATGGCGAGCGGCATGCCGCAGGCGATGGGCGCAAAGCTCGCCTATCCAGACTGTCAGGTCATCGCCATGTGCGGCGACGGCAGTTTGACCATGCTAATGGGCGATCTGCTGACCCTGGTGCAGGAAGATATCGCACTGAAGCTCGTGGTCTTCCACAACGATACATTCGGTTTTGTCGAGATGGAGCAGCGCGTTGAAGGTCTGGTCGATCATTTCACCACTCTGAAGAACCCTGACTTTGCCAAACTGGCGGAAGCGTGCGGGTTTGCTGGATGGCGGGTGGAAACTGCCGATGATCTGGACCAGGCGATGGACGCCTGGCTTCGTCATGACGGGCCGGCTTTGCTGGATGTGAAGGTCAACCAGATGGAACTGGTCATGCCGCCCAAGATCAAGGCCTCTCAGGTAGCCGGAACGGCGCTCTTCGGGGTCAAGGCGGTGCTCGATGGCCGGACCAAGGAAGTCGTTGATCTTCTGCGCAACAACTTCTTGCGATAA
- a CDS encoding long-chain-acyl-CoA synthetase produces the protein MAEKLSLWNRLKSDFIYLSGLRKIDQRTRPFQPDADILVPDMLEASVDRHSDELAFLFEGQRTTYSDLEARANRFAAWAMASGLKPGDTAALFLDNHPDVIAIWFGLSKVGVTVALINNNLKGDGLLHCLKTAEAKAIISGAALSNAVEDIQGELTDTKLSVLGTSDLSEHGLATLSARRPPRSIRAGLKGKDVALLIYTSGTTGLPKAARMSHARCLTMMSGFIDATRAGPGDRIYETLPLYHGTTGLCGAGTALLSGAAVILRRKFSASQFWQDVHELDATMFVYVGELGRYLMNNPPSPLERGHKLRCAFGNGMRRNIWTEFAARTGVQKIIEFYGSTEGNISLINLDSRPGAVGRIPPIIKDRMPVRLIDVDPATGDVHRTAGGLCREAPTGVPGEAAGKIQEGDSRWRFDGYSDKTATEKKILRNVFEPGDAWFRSGDLLRQDEDGYFYFVDRLGDTFRWKSENVSTSEVEDVLSRSDIVTMSNVFGVAIPHAEGRAGMAAISVSEAPDMRELYRHVTASLPGYARPVFLRVLPDQEITSTMKFRKVDLVRQSYLPSPGEEDVWIIDPSGKTYRPITSADLEQIEAGTIRL, from the coding sequence ATGGCTGAAAAACTTAGCCTGTGGAACCGGTTGAAAAGCGACTTCATCTATCTGTCCGGGCTGCGAAAGATCGATCAGCGCACGCGGCCCTTTCAACCGGATGCCGACATCCTTGTCCCCGACATGCTGGAAGCCAGCGTTGACAGGCATTCCGACGAACTCGCCTTTCTCTTCGAAGGGCAAAGGACGACATATTCTGACCTCGAAGCACGCGCGAACCGCTTTGCTGCCTGGGCGATGGCCTCCGGTCTGAAGCCGGGCGATACCGCCGCGCTTTTCCTGGACAATCATCCAGACGTGATCGCGATCTGGTTTGGCTTGTCCAAAGTCGGCGTCACCGTCGCTCTGATCAACAACAATCTGAAAGGCGACGGGCTGCTTCATTGTCTTAAGACGGCTGAGGCAAAAGCCATTATCAGCGGCGCCGCGCTGAGCAACGCGGTCGAAGACATTCAGGGCGAGCTGACCGACACCAAACTCAGCGTTCTCGGCACCAGTGACCTCTCCGAACACGGCTTGGCGACGCTTTCGGCTCGCCGCCCGCCTCGGTCGATCCGCGCGGGGCTTAAGGGCAAGGACGTTGCGCTTCTGATCTACACGTCGGGGACAACCGGCCTGCCCAAAGCTGCACGGATGAGCCATGCCCGCTGCCTCACCATGATGTCCGGCTTCATTGATGCAACCCGGGCCGGGCCAGGCGACCGGATTTACGAAACGCTGCCGCTATACCATGGCACGACCGGCCTCTGCGGGGCTGGTACGGCCCTTCTGAGCGGCGCCGCCGTAATCCTGCGTAGAAAGTTCTCCGCCAGCCAGTTCTGGCAGGATGTGCATGAGCTCGACGCCACGATGTTTGTCTATGTGGGAGAGCTTGGCCGGTATCTCATGAACAATCCACCCTCCCCGCTTGAACGCGGTCACAAGCTGCGGTGCGCCTTCGGCAACGGCATGCGGCGCAATATCTGGACTGAGTTTGCAGCGCGCACCGGCGTGCAGAAAATTATAGAGTTCTACGGCTCAACCGAAGGCAATATCTCGCTGATCAACCTCGATTCGCGCCCCGGTGCGGTCGGAAGAATCCCCCCAATCATCAAAGATCGAATGCCCGTGCGGCTGATCGATGTCGATCCTGCGACAGGAGACGTGCACAGAACCGCCGGCGGGCTCTGCCGGGAGGCGCCTACAGGCGTTCCGGGTGAAGCGGCAGGCAAGATACAGGAAGGGGATTCGCGCTGGCGCTTCGATGGCTACAGCGACAAGACCGCCACGGAGAAGAAAATTCTCAGAAACGTTTTCGAGCCGGGCGATGCCTGGTTCCGGTCCGGCGACCTGTTGAGGCAGGACGAGGACGGCTATTTCTATTTTGTCGACCGGCTGGGCGATACGTTTCGCTGGAAGTCCGAAAACGTGTCGACCAGCGAAGTGGAAGACGTCCTGTCCAGAAGCGATATCGTCACCATGTCAAACGTGTTCGGCGTGGCGATCCCGCATGCGGAGGGCCGCGCCGGCATGGCCGCCATTTCAGTGTCTGAAGCCCCGGACATGCGCGAACTGTACCGGCACGTCACGGCCTCACTGCCCGGCTATGCGAGACCCGTTTTCCTGCGCGTGCTTCCTGATCAGGAAATCACCAGCACAATGAAGTTCCGCAAAGTCGATCTTGTCCGCCAATCCTATTTGCCGTCGCCGGGCGAGGAGGATGTCTGGATCATCGATCCGTCCGGCAAAACCTACAGGCCCATCACATCCGCAGACCTTGAGCAGATCGAGGCCGGTACCATCCGGCTCTGA
- a CDS encoding glycine C-acetyltransferase codes for MTETFLESLSAQLDDIRSDGFFKRELMITGPQGAAVRVQTGQSLINLCSNNYLGLAQHPEIREAAKQGLDDWGYGMASVRFICGTQTIHKQLEESITHFLGTEDTILYPSCYDANGGLFETLLDDRDAIISDELNHASIIDGIRLCKARRFRYRNNDMDDLEAQLKAAKRRGARFIMITTDGVFSMDGLLANLKEICDLAEQYGALVHVDDSHATGIVGPTGRGTADACGCMHRVDIVTGTLGKALGGASGGFTSGRKQVVELLRQRSRPYLFSNTVSPALVAGAIKAVEIADAGAGLRAKLTRNMQLFRDGLTDAGFDLIPGSHPIIPVMLYDAKRAVRLAHALVERGVYVVPFSYPVVPRGKARIRCQITAAHETAELERTIDQFASAQAEL; via the coding sequence ATGACCGAAACATTCCTTGAAAGCCTGAGCGCTCAGCTGGACGACATCCGCTCGGATGGTTTCTTCAAGCGCGAATTGATGATTACCGGCCCGCAGGGCGCGGCGGTTCGGGTCCAGACGGGCCAGAGTCTGATCAATCTGTGTTCAAATAACTATCTTGGTCTTGCGCAACACCCTGAGATCCGGGAGGCCGCGAAGCAGGGGTTGGATGACTGGGGATACGGCATGGCATCCGTCCGCTTTATTTGCGGAACGCAGACCATCCACAAACAGTTGGAAGAGTCGATCACACACTTCCTGGGTACGGAAGACACGATCCTTTATCCGTCCTGCTATGACGCGAATGGCGGGCTGTTCGAGACGTTGCTGGACGACCGGGATGCGATCATATCGGATGAGCTAAACCATGCGTCGATCATTGATGGGATCCGGCTCTGCAAGGCCCGCCGCTTTCGTTATCGCAACAATGACATGGATGACCTGGAAGCTCAGCTTAAGGCTGCAAAGCGGCGCGGCGCGAGGTTTATCATGATCACCACAGATGGCGTCTTTTCCATGGACGGACTACTCGCGAATCTGAAAGAGATCTGTGACCTCGCCGAGCAATATGGCGCACTGGTCCATGTCGATGACAGCCATGCCACCGGCATTGTCGGTCCGACCGGACGAGGAACGGCGGACGCGTGTGGATGCATGCACCGTGTCGACATCGTCACCGGAACGCTCGGTAAGGCGCTTGGAGGCGCAAGCGGTGGCTTTACCTCGGGACGCAAGCAGGTGGTTGAGTTGCTGCGACAGCGGTCTCGCCCCTATCTTTTTTCCAATACGGTCAGCCCGGCTCTGGTTGCCGGCGCCATCAAGGCTGTAGAGATAGCCGACGCTGGCGCGGGCCTTCGTGCCAAGCTGACCCGGAACATGCAGTTGTTTCGCGACGGTCTGACGGACGCCGGATTCGATCTGATCCCGGGCAGCCATCCAATCATTCCAGTCATGCTCTATGATGCCAAGCGTGCTGTTCGGCTGGCCCATGCGCTCGTAGAGCGCGGCGTTTATGTTGTGCCCTTCTCTTACCCGGTTGTGCCACGAGGCAAGGCCCGTATTCGCTGTCAGATAACGGCGGCTCATGAGACTGCAGAGCTGGAGAGGACAATCGACCAATTTGCTTCGGCACAAGCTGAGCTTTAG
- a CDS encoding CocE/NonD family hydrolase: MKLWQKILVGVLALVVLLAVIGFAFRQTLGRMAVDQFTKELIGPRPAFQNTDFSVETKWVTMRDGTKLSTHIYTPKGEGPWPTLLVRDAYQFQKYLTCHYYVRYGYACVHQDVRGQGESEGEWYPLKHEADDGADTLAWLTEQVFQNGKIALVGGSYLGLVQWAVADRLPPEVKTIVPTTSHGGFYDMVYRGGHFTQGIAGLWSAEIFHPLQDKENATEQWLETVVPVRPASDAPKDLFKGAWPSYADYIAHPDRTDPYWQQDFYRQIDQSYLSVDVPVLWIARWHDFFLEGTLNRVDDLPNRTGSLLLIQPGQHGGLTNELNYTDKRFQTFETTLAWLDHHLQGTPLPEALQHPVIYYENGADRWQTADSWPPAKRQPLQLHLTKLNQSSTCGGDLVETAPPSPEAAAQYTYDPATPVETNGGAFLLNPNIAPPAIADQGSTACERDDILAFLSEPFDTGLHIAGSIEVSLDVETDAPETAFTVKISEVFEDGRVLNIRDDIQTYRPSSTAAGSALVFDLVPIDWTLSPGSRLRLDVSSSNFPAFPAHPNKSGVWSEIAAPSTARQTLSGGSVNLPTMERE, translated from the coding sequence ATGAAACTCTGGCAAAAAATTCTGGTCGGCGTGCTGGCGCTTGTCGTCCTTCTTGCCGTCATAGGCTTCGCCTTCCGGCAGACGCTGGGCCGCATGGCGGTCGACCAATTCACAAAGGAGTTGATCGGCCCGCGCCCGGCCTTTCAAAATACGGATTTCTCGGTCGAAACCAAGTGGGTCACCATGCGGGACGGCACGAAACTGTCGACCCATATCTACACGCCTAAGGGCGAAGGGCCGTGGCCGACGCTTCTCGTGCGCGATGCCTACCAGTTCCAAAAATATCTCACGTGCCACTACTATGTTCGATACGGCTATGCCTGCGTACATCAGGACGTTCGCGGACAGGGCGAATCCGAAGGTGAGTGGTACCCGTTGAAGCACGAGGCCGATGACGGCGCAGATACGCTCGCATGGCTGACAGAGCAGGTCTTCCAGAACGGCAAGATTGCGCTCGTTGGCGGATCCTATCTCGGCCTCGTCCAGTGGGCCGTTGCCGACCGCCTGCCCCCCGAAGTGAAGACGATCGTGCCGACCACCTCGCATGGCGGCTTCTATGACATGGTCTATCGCGGGGGCCATTTCACGCAGGGCATTGCCGGGCTCTGGTCTGCGGAAATCTTCCACCCGCTTCAGGACAAGGAAAACGCCACCGAACAGTGGCTGGAAACCGTCGTCCCCGTCCGTCCGGCAAGCGATGCCCCAAAAGACCTCTTCAAGGGCGCCTGGCCTTCCTATGCCGACTATATCGCCCACCCCGACAGGACGGATCCCTACTGGCAGCAGGACTTCTACCGCCAGATCGACCAGTCCTACCTTTCTGTCGACGTGCCCGTGCTCTGGATTGCCCGTTGGCATGACTTCTTCCTGGAAGGCACACTGAACCGGGTGGACGACCTACCGAACCGCACGGGCAGCCTACTCCTGATCCAGCCTGGACAGCATGGGGGTCTGACAAATGAGTTGAACTACACCGACAAGCGGTTTCAGACATTTGAGACCACCCTCGCCTGGCTCGATCACCACCTGCAGGGCACTCCCCTCCCCGAAGCGCTGCAACATCCCGTCATCTATTATGAAAACGGCGCTGACCGGTGGCAGACTGCCGACTCCTGGCCGCCTGCCAAACGACAGCCGTTACAACTCCACCTGACTAAGCTCAACCAATCCTCGACGTGTGGGGGCGACCTCGTTGAAACCGCGCCCCCATCACCGGAGGCCGCGGCGCAATACACCTACGACCCGGCGACCCCGGTTGAAACCAATGGCGGGGCCTTTCTGCTCAATCCGAACATCGCCCCACCCGCCATCGCCGACCAGGGGAGCACGGCATGCGAGCGGGATGATATCCTTGCCTTCCTGAGCGAGCCCTTCGACACCGGGCTTCACATCGCGGGCAGCATTGAGGTTTCGCTCGACGTCGAGACCGACGCGCCGGAAACGGCGTTCACAGTGAAAATCTCGGAGGTGTTCGAGGATGGCCGCGTGCTCAACATTCGCGACGACATACAGACCTACCGCCCCTCTTCGACAGCCGCTGGCAGCGCCCTCGTCTTCGACCTTGTTCCGATTGACTGGACACTATCGCCGGGCTCACGGTTGCGGCTTGATGTTTCGTCATCGAACTTTCCCGCTTTCCCGGCGCATCCGAACAAGTCCGGCGTCTGGAGCGAAATCGCTGCTCCGTCCACCGCCCGCCAAACGCTCTCTGGCGGATCGGTCAACCTGCCGACAATGGAAAGAGAATAG